The Salvia miltiorrhiza cultivar Shanhuang (shh) chromosome 2, IMPLAD_Smil_shh, whole genome shotgun sequence DNA window tacgcatgctgaagaaattccccagtcatactcagcatgctgaagaatttcagtCATACTAAGCATGCTGAAAAAGAATTTCATGTTCATACCAATCAAGCTGAATTTCCACGATCCTCATTCTTCTTTAAAGCCAATCCCACGCCTTCACCATCttcaccattttcaactactgcagcccatTTTCAACGGCAAGATTTACGGTAATAATGAAAGGAAATTTCTCCCTCTTTCAATTTTCTTCACTGCAGATTTCTAACTTATGCTATACACATAATTATGCAGAGACAAAAATCCACCTattcaaggtatcatcacccttTCGTTGTCAATTTTTAGAGAACCACCAAGGGAATTCATACACGACTGTTttgatatttcacaacatgtttacatatgcacatatgaactaAAACTTTTTAATTGAGTGTTTAAATTGCAAGAAAAGAAATTCAGATTTGATTAAGCAATTACAGTTTGAGAATGATATGTGCTAAGaaatcctatgctattttgtgaactgAATGTGAGGCTTGAccctgctgtgtgtgtgtgagtcgagatcagagggaggcggcagccgctgtggctcgtcgccggcgacggagcggcggcggtgaacctgccgtGGTTCCGTTCTGccaaagggaaaaagaagagagggatttcagattttaattttttttaaaaaaaggggaaaaagatgaggaaaaagaaaaagaaaatgagaatagggagatccgggggcttacctttgtgagacggtgctcGGCTCCTCACAGCGAATCCGACGATGAACGGCGGCGATGGAGGACGAAGAGACGGTGGCCTGGCTTGGACTCCGGCAGAGAGGGCGCATGCCCTGTTCCGATCTAGAGATCTAGAaaccgagagagagaatcaaggcgggcaggcggcggccgtgcTCTTCCACGGCCAGGCGATGGCCGTGAACACCCAAGGCGGCGGCGTGCGGCTGACTTCCGGCGAGACAGAGTGGGAGAGGTAGAGAAAGGAGgctgaaagagagagagagaaaagcaaGGGAAGAGAGGGCCAGAGGGAAAGAAggaagagatgagagaggggaaGGGAGGCGCTCGGCGAGGCGGCGCCGCACTCGACCGAGCAGAGGTAGAGCAGAGAGAGAGCCGGGAGAGAGccgagagttagagagagagaagcttgtGTGTGTTGGTGTGTTATGTGTGTGTTATATTTTAGGATTaggctttatttttttaattgggcttaaACCTCTAATGgctgggccgaaaattttaaagaaaagagaaggaatGGGCCGAATTTTGCATTAAATCAGTAGGCCGAATTTTAAATGCTggacactttattttaatttctgttGGGCTCATTTTGCCTTTAAATCCTGATGGGTgtttatttaattgtttgggccttattcaaagaaaaacatgatagacttaatttatctaattaatttgggcttatatctatttaaattatttgagctcttaattattaatttaaattgagcttgattaatttaattatatattaacctttaaattaattatataaatgtagttcttttatttcatgtatttttataagtggttttaaaataaaatattttgagttaaactcttatttgaTGAATTCCTTTCAAAAGGCTTATTAATATAGTTTATTTGAAAaagattaaattgttttaagtatgagaaagcatgatctatgatgacataatttgtttatgtaatattatatgatttgttattaaatgacggaatatttaacttgatggcgtgagtagaacgagttatgattgatgcgcatgatgatgttcaaataaacggtttcgaacctaaatgttagttatgtgatagatgttttgagtttaaggttttgaacgagacaagattaatatggatgctagaaccctaaaatcattaaaggagatagtttagtttagagacctatcttcctttcttacacgactttcttctcgaacttatcgattcttcgtcaataaaggtccaggcgggaagtgatagctaaaaagggaagtaactctacgcccgttgtgggaacgaataaggtgggctttcttaaaacacgtatatagagatcccctgcacacaggcctcttatacgaaatgaaatgatataactgtgatatttcaaatgatgaatgattattatgaaatgaaatgtttatggaaattaattgatgaatggtttttatgaaagtaaatgaaatgtttatgaaatgattgtctgccaaaaatgtttatgttttatgtatgtatcctatctgtgttggttcgccaactataaaggaaatcgaattcggaccctacgctagacgaaggtttgctagtaagggttaacgtgtacactcatggagactgtgagtcgcttgcgaccggtcttggcatccgtggaaggaggcctccttcccggcgtgtaaaaggaacagatatggatcatatagactgaaaatgggatgcgcatccaactttatgaaatgaaagaaaatatttagtaagcacaggtccttcaagtaaaaccctgtgtgttactgttggcagtacaataaatgatataaaatgttatgtttccggcatatgttcactgagtattattactcagccctgcatgttgttttccctaatgtgcaggttgagcggggtgatggaatggagtggagttgagcggatgtaccttttgacatagaacaataatgtaaccttgagtatacatcttcatatgtataactcacacgtatttccgctgaaagatactctgattatgttaatgttttattttaagtatgatactcttttgttgggtaatccacttcAACGGGCCTTCCTGAACGAATGTCTTgtttttgcccaagtgatcagttatgatcttagtgttatataataaatgtctcatttcgtaaaatgtttgattgttaagtaaatgcccctttctttccccgcttcttaatccccttcccgagtcataaccccggttaagccatccttagggattgcgggctgtgacagccacacttcaaaagtcacatTAAAATTGCGAATTCgaaattgttcgtgattttatttgcaaaaatctcattTAATTAAGACTGTTAGTGTTGCTTCGTCTGGAACAAAATGTTGTGCATAATGTTGGAACAGCACGCACAAAAAACACAGAGTAAACCGCAACGGAAATAAAAATGGAAGACACAAGGAGATACAAAAATTCTTCatgttataaaatatataacttgAAGACGCCTCATGGCAAAATGACTAAACGGAGAATGAACAACTCACGTTCAATACCTTTACAAGACTCTAGGTATTGAACAAACGACACTCTCACTAAAGAACAAAACTCGGTTCAAGAGTAATACTCCGAAACCTTACAAAATTAAACAACGAGTGTTGACTCTGATGTCATCCCAACATACAGAATCACACTCGTACACAATTGCCCTACATCTCTCTGTAAGCTCTGGGACTGAACTGAGACTTCTCCTTGGTATTTATAGATCTCTCAATCTTGTTCTCCAAGGCTTGAAGTCGTGGGAATGTAGTTGGATAAGTGGCCGTTGATGGTTTGTTGTATAGGCTCCACTTTGTCAACTTCTTTCCTTGAATGTAGGAGCTACTAACCACCTCCTATTTTCTCTCCTTTTATCTCCAGTCTCTCTAGTAATCAGTCGACTCATTTGTCCTCTCTTTGACTCAGTCGAATACCTACAAAACACACGTGAAGAAGGCAAAACAAACCAAAACTTTAGGAAAGTTTTATGGAGTTAAAAATTAACTCCAACAAAGACCTCCTTGCCGCCGATACCAAGAGGCTGAACAACCGTATCAATGTCTTTCTGAGCAGTGTTGGGACTGAACGTCACCGATGATTTATCGAAATTAATCACCTGTCCAGAAGCCATTTAATATTTTGTAAGCACACCGACATTATCAACCGCACGGGCCTCCGTTTTGAAGAACACTAAACTGTCATCAGTAAAAGAAAAGATTAGTGATAGATGGCCCATATTTCGCCATTTTGATACCACTAATATGGCCTTGATTCTCATAGCTTCGCAGCAGTGAAGAGAAACCCTGTGCACAAATGACAAAGATAAATGGGGAGAGAGGGCTGCCTAAGTCCCCGGGATGGAATAAGTGATCCAAAGACCTTTCTGTTAACCACGAAGGAGAATTCCACTGTTGATACACATTACATAACTTGGTCGACAATACGGAGCGGAAAGCACACATCTGTATCATCATAGCGCGAAGAAAGCATCATTCCACCCTATCGTAGGCTTTGCTCATATCAAGCTTAGTTGCTGCATATCCCTCTTGCCCCTTCTTCGAGCTTAGTTGCTGCATATCCCTCTTGCCCCTTCTTCTTATTCCTAATCCAATGCATGCATTCATAAACCAAAATAATATCGTCAGAGATTAATCTTCTCAGGATGAAAGCACTTTAGGACTCATCTACAACAAACGCAGTTCTAAGCTAACATAAATTAgccctttatattttttttctctctctcataccTTTTTGAAGTTTATTTGAATTTTGTGCAAATTGTTACTCAAAGGTCCCTATAATCCACTTTTAAAATGATAGAGTTTAAAATTTTTCAAGGCCACTATTTTAGGGcaatttgtaaaaatatgtcTAAGCTATTTTGTACTTGCAGAATTGAGTCAATCATTTTAAATTACGGCATTCCATGGGACACATTTGGGTCTAATTCGGTGTTCGTGGGCCACATTGAGCTCAAATATGTCTCATTGacaccaaaatttaaaataatcgAAAAAAATTAGCCTATTTTTATAAATCGCCCTAAGATAGTTgcttaaaataattttaaaatctaaAAAGTATATTTGATCATATAAAAGATAGAAAACATAACtctcataacatttttttttttggcatccGCACCTGAATCGAGTAATCATATTCATATATGTTCTATAGGATATGACAACCAAATTACATAAACTCTtcattaaattatgatttattcATAAAACCTATTTGACACATATAAGTCTATTGCCATCGATATTCTAGCTCGTAGTTGAACAACAAGCCACGTTCATTAACAGTCCAGGCACACACTCTGTCCCCACACCTCTTCAAATCTCTGTTGGAATCGAACACATCGAATCGTCCATGCAACTTTCCGAGACTCATATTGCACGTTGCGAAAGTCCTCTTCTCTACGATCCACGGACATACCAAATATTGTTGGCTGTAAGGCTTGATGGTCGTTGTTCCGACCCGGTCGCCGTTGCTCTCGCATTGTGTGACCAACAACGTGTTATTTTGTGAGCCGTTGTAGATCTTAATTCTGTAGTCGTACAAGGAGAGTGAGGAGCCAAAATGGATGAGTGCGTTCGAGAAAATGAAGAGAAGTAGCAACACTTTGAAATGGAAGAAAGCagccatttttattttttttactagggTTTACTTTGTAAATGTTgtactattttatatattggcCAAAGCGAGCATTTTGTGTGACGATTAATGAAATATGCATTTAATATTATTACCCTATCAATAAATTTGGGCGTGCATGATTATGTGCACTTACCCAAAAATTCAAATGCAATCTGGGCGTGCATGATTATGTGCACCTACGTAcccaaaaattcaaattaatgcattcgcgaggaaatatatataattttgaaatGTTGAGGAATTACGCATCGATCTCTacattttatgttgttaaattaTTTTCCCTTTTTGTTAAAAGTAAAGATATATACACTGAGAGGGGATTGAGTGGTTCAATGAGTCCAGATATATATCGCATTAAATAGAAATCATTTTTGGTTCTTAGATTACGAAAATTTACAATAGATTCATCATGATTTTGTTGATTATATATTTGTGGTTCAAGGTTCGAATCCGTAAGCGGcgaaaattcaatttttttgttaattcaTAATTTTCTACACTAAATTCATGATATTTCATTGCAATTGATACTTGATAGTGGACTCATTTTATATATCCAATAAATTTAGTTTGTATAATGAACACTCTCTATAGAGAGGATTGACGTACCGCATATATTTTGTGAGCACCTAGCCTATCGGTGGAACCGACCACTGATGTATAATAAAAGCTAGCTTTTATTCCTATTCCTTTTccttttaagattttttttttattccgtTCTTCTACCTAGCTCATAAATCAACAATCATCAAATTTACaaattatataagaaaatatcagcgtctaatttattgttttattaatcttgttgaaataattaatgttaatatatagataaatattttCAATCATTCAAATATACTTCATCTTAATTAtataagtttatttttcttttttgaatgtTCCAAATAGGCTTGTTAATTCTATGATTGTCGCCAACTTTGATTCATcattaaagaataaatatgaGCATATTAGacaattttgtatatttttattttcaattatttttcttacgCAAATGCTTATATGTGTGAGACCGGTCGCGTGGAATAGaagaatacaaaaataatattgtgGCGCGCGCAATGGTTTTCTTTCTATACTCTTCAGCAGCTTGAGTTTGAATCCCGCTTTTgggctttatttttatttttatttttttctaatttatcttttcactttataaataaaaattataataataattaataaaggCTTTGTGCCCCAATGAAAATGGTATTGGTTTATGTACCTCGAGATCTTGGGTTCGACTCCAAATTgagctatttttatttatattttttcattataaCTTGTGATACttatataaaatcaaataatctAGAAGATTTTACAAAGGGACATTAAGTTGTAAATGTACGAATTTTTGgaattaatccaaaaaggaattCACATTAGATGCTGCTGATAATTCTATTTACTTGCTAGTTTTACTAATAATTCTAATCACAAGATGTTGAAAAGATTTAAACGggcaataattaaataatttttcaaagacaaaaaataagttaaagtTGAAGCTACTAAATTGAAATTCGTTGAAAATAagttaaagtttttttttttgagggggaaAATAAGTTAAAGTTGAAGCTACAATAATTAACCATTTACTATTTACTATTTacaattttcaataaattttgactttttaatTCTATCCATCACTAGCTTTCAATTTATAACTAAATACAAAACTCCAACCCTAAATCACCACACCTGCAGCATCATACGTGCATACAACATCCTTGTCTTATGCCAAGTTGAGTATATGTGTTCTTTTTAGATTTGTTTTGGATTAAGAAGGTGAAATACAGTAAAATGAAAACTAAATCAGAACAATAATATCGATTAATTAATGTGTGATCCTGTGGTCGTCTCAATCTCAagtcttcttcttcgtcttcatAGATTGAAGTGATTGACGGGCTATAGCCTATATGTAAACAATAATAAGTGGACTGTAAGCGAGTAGGGACTTTCACAATACAAGTGAATGAAGCCTTGTAATatttgtgtataaatatatatgattattATTGCAGTTATTAGGGACTTATCTTAATACCAATCACACACCCCCAATTTGCAGCCATGGAGAAAAAACTTTATTGTGAAAAACAAGATGGTCTGTGGGGAAAATAATGTGATGCGCGtaggaaaaaaacaaaatatattttcagttttttaaaaaaaattatgtcccaCGTTAATTAGGATAATGAAAAAAGTCACAATTTCATGTGAATGTGATGACTGTTGTAAGTTAATTGTCTGCATGTGACATTTAACACAAATTGGTACATGCCAAAGACTCGACTCAAATAAAAAACAGAGATGCATTTCACACCCATCAAGACTCTCAAGTCAAGGCAGcctttatatataaatatttgtcaTAACTAATGATTATTGCAGTTATATACTTGAATCACAATTCACGCCCTCCAATTTGTAGCCATGGAGAAAATGTTTGATTGCATTTTTGCATATGCATTCCTAATTAGCATAACCTTCCAAATGCTTTCTTCTGAATCCAAACAACCTATGAGCCTTGCAACTGATCGAACTTCCCTTCTTTCACTCAAACAACACATCACCTCCGATCCTTCTCTTTTACTTTCAACTAATTGGACCAATTCGAGTTCCGTCTGCAGCTGGATTGGCGTCACTTGCAGCTTGCGCCACCAACGAGTAGCTGCCTTGAATCTCTCCAACATGGCTCTCTCCGGCACCATTCCACCACCGCTCGGACACCTCTCCTTCCTCGTCTCCCTCGACCTCACCAGCAACCTTTTCCATGGAGACTTGCCTCAGGAGCTGTCTCTCCTTCGCCGTTTGAAGTTCATATCTTTCCGGCTCAACAACTTCACCGGAGACTTCCCTCCGATGTTCGGTCAGTTACCAAAACTAGAGTACTTGAATTTACGCAACAATAGCTTCATAGGTTTCATCCCAAAATCGCTCTCAAACCTCGCAAACCTACAATTTCTAAGCTTATCTTCCAATTctctaagtggagaaattccaaaaGAGTTTGGGAGATTTCGAAGTCTACAAACTCTGTCGGTTGCATTCAATCATCTGTCAGGTGCTATACCATCAGCCATATTCAACATATCGACCCTTGTATCTATAGCTTTGTCACACAATTATGAATTGAGTGGAAGTCTTCCAACGGACATGTGCAGTAATCTTCCATCTCTTACTGTGCTTCGTCTTTCTGATAATCGGTTGAGTGGTGCGATTCCCACAAATGTATCCCAATGTTCACGACTAGAGGTTTTGGGCCTCTCTTATAACTCTTTTAGTGGGCAGATACCTCAGAAATCGGATACTTAAcatcagggacggagccaggaattaagttcggggggCTGAAATTGtatgggggttcgggggcggtagtccccgagaaattttttttgggcattctgtatatttaaggtatttttttttattaaaatatgagcataatactaataataacgaacaatattttcatagattatatagtttcaatatatcacaaaacgttttttggacattccgtatatttaagacattttttattaaaaggcaagcataataataataataacaaacaacatgttcatagattatatattttctatatattacaaattagtttcaatacattatattttttttagcatttcatacatattaggcattttttattaaaagacatgtataatagtaataataacaaacaatatttcatagattatatagttttaaataacagaattatccttaaattaagtatatatgagagaatataataaccaaatactcttttataaaacaaaattattttataataggtataaacatatatctatatatattttaaaattaaaaaaaaaaaaaaaaaaaactcaaaatttgggagggggatCTAgtccccctggctccgtccctgcttAACATCTCTTCAGGATTTAGCTCTTGGTGGTAACAGTTTGAACGGTATATGAGTTAAATTTCTTATCACATAAATTTGTGTAAATAAGATTTGATTAGTTTCATGACACTTTTTTGGTAGGTATACTACCACTTGAGATTGGCAATCTTCATAGTCTGGTTAATTTTGGTGCTGAAGACAACCAGATTTCAGGCTCAGTTGAAATCAGTATTTTCATGAATATGTCTTCTCTGCAAAACATATATCTATCGCGCAACAAATTCATGGGGAACCTTCCAAGGGATGTCAGGAATATTACAATGCTAACAATGTTGGATCTCTCGAAAAACTACTTGAGAGATAAGACCGAGTAATTTTCATGTTATACGATGCAAGAATTTTTTAGTAAATTAAAACACCACTAAGACAAATTGTACGTATCAATccttcttttataaaaaaaaaaaaataactattttatgtatttaaacAATTGTCATATTAAATACTATGAGTAAATGtaacaattaaaattttactaatGAACTTAGAATGATAAAGGAacgtttatttattttatatatcttgtagtgattttattttatgttgggaaccttgtggaatatcctaacccttgttttgatgataccaaaattcataggacttatttgtaatagactagaatcgttttgaactcaagtgttagagttcgtttctagtttagttgcggtgtcgaagactgaagactgaagaacgaagactgaagactgaagactgcagataccaactgaagtatcagttgaagaatcagttgaagactgattatttaatgcgcgcaatggactgatactaaagtcaagtatcagttgaacattcctcctaggactgatcttccaacgttcagaggaatccacgtacgcacaagtacagccgcattaaatgcagagatctcaatatcttatctctgcagaggtcattcctatctggtggttacttttcagagatgtcacatctcctgtccatcaaagagagccgtttccacacagacaaggaacctcgaagattgaagcctcagcccaaattcgaattgctctccaacggaagaaatcttgaggacgatttacgccaacggatctattcaagagttctcctacaaataacgctcgaggatcacttcaatcttcaccgattcaacaacataagctgaagctctgccgaaattgctactcagcctaaagcttaaccgcccaaagcttgaatcgaagaagagaattccaaagccaaaatcagtcactgctgattacatacattctcttagaccctaggcatatatctgtttacccagaagccaaaggtcaaacttgcttcaaagaacttgttctttgtaagtatagttggcactcgtttaaacctctcccccataagagtgtttgagtgattcggagttcaggaaggtactctgaactctgagtgaaaagtctgagcacgaggtgtgcttagcagggaaatcctacgcgaggtgtgtgggtgctgaagaggggttatcttcagtttacggttgtgtgcaccaggcaagcacacgggtacggtttgcagtgcaccaggcaagcacttgcggagtggattgttggtctgatcaaccagccgtggatgtaggaaagggtttttccgaaccacgtaaaagtctctgtgttatttacagctttcagttttacattcatacttgtgctatttcatttgataaaactgaacactgactaacagcaaagagaaaccttaatccaacaacttgctccaccgaggctattgcgaaactaagtttaatttccgctgcgtatgatatcaatctgactgaactatcctctgatagtaaggaagagcgatatcatctctatctttgcaaatacgactgaagcccttatttgaatCGGTTAaattccagtaacttaactgataactcattactgaagagctttcagtatcagtcgtcaaccctgttggtcaaaactgatttcagtaaaacaggagtctttgtttgcgtgtaaagtttcgttttaatctctgactgagatccctctgattgaggtcagtagataatcataaaaatagcctataggtgtattccccccctacacctattcgagacccccccggacctaacaattggtatcaaagcaggttgttcgcaagaactatctgtctctgactagattctatttgaactagatcctttgtcttaaaggtctcgaaaaagttttactctttcttctTGTGCTTGCTAactgctctatctgctgttatctgtactctcttttttgatggagactaaccacagcagattatcttctctacctaagtttagtattgaaaaatacgacatatggaagtttcggcttgaaagcttcctcaccgcccaacattgccgaatgtgggaagttatcaccagcggaccgatcaccatcaccgaaaccatcaaaagggttcctgctgatctccgacaggatccttacgatgaggttcagcccaagtcaaaggcagacttcaccacagaagaaaggaagcaagatgagttagacaacctcgccaaaagcatcatctccggcaccgttcctgacaagcatgtcatgaagatcatcaagtgcggaacagcaaaggagatgtgggacattctggaaagaatgtgcgtaggttctgaggaaatcaaggagaataagctatccatagcttgccagaagttcgactccttcctcatgctcaagaatgaatctgtcgaggaaatggaacaaagattcaatctcatcttgaatgaagttcaatccatttccaaagacaaatacactcaacgagaaatcaacctgaagattcttcaagcactgccacgtggagaatggcagatctactcagtcgctcatcagcataagccaggattcagtcagctcccgacaaacaagcttttctccgacctcatggcaaatgagttcgaccttctgagaaatcttggtatcaagaaggctggaggatcagacgaagatggtccatcaacctcaagaggagttgcactgaaggtctcaaccagagaaggcaagaagcagatcaaggagccaacggaactcaacccagaggacgtcttcagtcaatatgctttgttgactgaaagatttaacaagatggagtccaagttccggaagtacagaaggttccacaagcagcactacaaaggaaaagaaagagaagggaactccagacattccacagatcgaagcggagaaaggaagtcagccgcttacaaCATCAAAGatttggaatgctttggatgtagaaagaaagggcactttcgacatgaatgccctgatctgactccagctgagcgcagggaactgaaagctaagaaagatcgtagcttttcgaagaagaaagcgatggttgctgacgatgctgactcttccaaagacacatcagaatcatccgacttcgacagtttcagctcagatgatgagagccgagccttGATGGCCAAttaatcagaaagcgtggctgacaacagctacgacaatggaatgaatggcccagaggtaaactctcactcaaaaactccttatactgataacttcctgatgctttcaggagaccactcagaatctggagatagctcatccgatgaaactgacaaGTTTGATAAGCtcttgactgatcactgtcagctga harbors:
- the LOC131007935 gene encoding leucine-rich repeat receptor-like serine/threonine-protein kinase BAM3; this encodes MEKMFDCIFAYAFLISITFQMLSSESKQPMSLATDRTSLLSLKQHITSDPSLLLSTNWTNSSSVCSWIGVTCSLRHQRVAALNLSNMALSGTIPPPLGHLSFLVSLDLTSNLFHGDLPQELSLLRRLKFISFRLNNFTGDFPPMFGQLPKLEYLNLRNNSFIGFIPKSLSNLANLQFLSLSSNSLSGEIPKEFGRFRSLQTLSVAFNHLSGAIPSAIFNISTLVSIALSHNYELSGSLPTDMCSNLPSLTVLRLSDNRLSGAIPTNVSQCSRLEVLGLSYNSFSGQIPQKSDT